Proteins from a single region of Paenibacillus sp. BIHB 4019:
- a CDS encoding dienelactone hydrolase, which produces MYHTSQAENLASHGYIVVAIDHTYSTFATVFPDGRTTTMQTDEYLIRDMEYRDRVGKVWTDDVAFVLDQLQELNTGASPSLFHGKMDLDRIGVFGHSYGGAAAYDASYDERIKAGIDLDGALYRYHNKESLTKPFLFMLSEGTFERYNRVRQHDFPADEELKEMGATREEIERDYRDVGAQLKHMGSVADHGGQVVYVAGAEHYNFADVQLLTPILRQIGMTGKLSTDRVASIINAYTLSFFDHYLKNKGDSLLEGPNEAYPEVKFMTSLFAGGNGEKSEK; this is translated from the coding sequence ATTTATCATACGTCGCAAGCTGAAAATCTCGCGAGCCACGGCTACATCGTTGTCGCTATCGACCATACGTACAGCACGTTTGCCACCGTCTTCCCGGATGGGCGTACCACAACGATGCAGACCGACGAATATCTCATACGCGACATGGAATATCGGGACAGGGTTGGAAAGGTGTGGACGGACGATGTAGCGTTTGTTCTCGATCAGCTTCAGGAGCTCAACACTGGCGCAAGCCCTTCTCTTTTTCACGGAAAAATGGATTTGGATCGCATTGGCGTTTTTGGCCATTCCTATGGGGGAGCTGCGGCTTATGATGCCTCTTATGATGAAAGAATTAAAGCGGGCATTGATTTGGATGGCGCGCTTTACCGTTACCACAACAAGGAGAGCCTCACAAAGCCTTTTCTGTTTATGCTCTCCGAAGGCACCTTTGAGCGCTACAACAGAGTAAGGCAGCATGACTTTCCTGCCGATGAAGAGCTGAAGGAGATGGGAGCAACGAGGGAGGAAATCGAGCGGGATTATCGCGATGTCGGGGCACAGCTTAAGCATATGGGCAGCGTCGCTGATCACGGAGGACAGGTTGTGTATGTAGCAGGCGCAGAGCATTATAATTTTGCCGATGTGCAGCTTCTTACCCCCATACTTCGGCAAATTGGCATGACCGGGAAGCTGAGTACGGACCGGGTTGCTTCAATTATTAACGCCTATACCCTTAGCTTCTTCGACCATTATTTGAAAAATAAAGGCGACAGCCTGCTGGAGGGACCAAACGAAGCCTATCCGGAGGTGAAGTTTATGACCTCGCTGTTTGCCGGCGGCAATGGAGAAAAGTCCGAGAAATGA
- a CDS encoding ABC transporter substrate-binding protein: protein MSTKQVRMFIAVILLLTFSLLAACGSTGGVEATESAPAATEPTESESAEQAATIATEAATRIYKDFGGHEVAIPTHPQKIVLLGDIPGDLLALGITPAGNDWVNEPYIYKDDLVGVVDIGYPHNMEKVLELAPDLILQAGYGGPDDTEIFEKMSKIAPTVIFNRDAATFDRLREVADIVNKKQEAEDWIASYEIKAKAMWDKIGLKPEESATVYLSLAGDFYVMGNFSLTMSLYQSGGFSPSAKVQELIDKKEVFSLISMEVLPDYAGDHVFLLSSPGTDDEVEAKKLMEGPLWKSIPAVKNNQAYTADISWNASDPITMERFLDELPKMMGMK from the coding sequence ATGTCTACGAAACAAGTCAGAATGTTCATTGCCGTTATACTGTTATTAACCTTCAGTTTATTAGCAGCCTGCGGCTCTACGGGTGGTGTAGAAGCGACGGAGTCGGCACCAGCTGCAACCGAGCCAACCGAGTCTGAGTCGGCTGAACAAGCTGCAACAATTGCGACAGAGGCAGCAACACGTATCTATAAGGATTTTGGCGGGCATGAAGTTGCAATTCCAACACATCCTCAGAAAATCGTATTGCTCGGCGACATACCAGGGGATTTGCTGGCACTGGGCATTACACCTGCGGGGAACGATTGGGTGAACGAGCCCTACATTTATAAAGACGATTTAGTCGGGGTTGTCGATATTGGCTACCCGCATAATATGGAGAAGGTGCTGGAGCTTGCGCCGGACCTGATTTTGCAGGCTGGTTATGGTGGACCCGATGACACCGAAATTTTCGAGAAAATGTCCAAAATCGCGCCGACGGTCATCTTCAATAGAGATGCAGCAACGTTTGACCGCTTGCGAGAGGTTGCTGATATCGTCAATAAGAAGCAGGAGGCGGAGGATTGGATTGCCAGCTATGAGATTAAGGCGAAGGCGATGTGGGATAAAATCGGTTTGAAGCCTGAAGAGTCGGCAACAGTTTACCTAAGCCTGGCTGGTGACTTCTATGTCATGGGCAATTTCAGCTTAACGATGTCGCTGTACCAGTCGGGCGGCTTTAGCCCAAGCGCGAAGGTGCAGGAACTGATCGACAAGAAGGAAGTATTCTCGCTTATTTCAATGGAGGTGCTGCCTGATTATGCGGGGGACCACGTGTTTTTGCTCAGTTCACCCGGTACTGATGATGAAGTGGAAGCGAAAAAGCTGATGGAGGGCCCGCTTTGGAAGTCGATCCCCGCTGTGAAAAACAATCAGGCTTATACGGCTGATATTAGCTGGAACGCAAGTGATCCGATTACAATGGAACGTTTTCTGGATGAACTTCCGAAAATGATGGGCATGAAGTAG
- a CDS encoding nucleotide excision repair endonuclease, which produces MINITIPTPDVTIEKQISPELSNIYGFTDFHLIPRDKGGIFMFYNKSKELLFVGKARKLRPRIKKHFEDSVSPMKPHRDEVTTIEVCIIEEPVDREIYETYIVNKLRAKYNVDKVFFK; this is translated from the coding sequence GTGATTAATATTACGATACCAACACCGGATGTAACGATTGAGAAGCAAATTTCTCCTGAGCTGAGCAATATTTATGGCTTTACTGATTTTCACCTGATTCCCCGCGACAAAGGCGGCATCTTCATGTTCTACAACAAGAGCAAGGAACTGCTGTTTGTCGGCAAAGCAAGAAAGCTTAGACCAAGAATCAAGAAGCATTTTGAAGATTCGGTATCCCCAATGAAACCGCATCGCGACGAAGTGACGACGATTGAGGTCTGCATCATTGAAGAGCCAGTGGATAGAGAAATTTACGAGACGTATATCGTGAATAAGCTAAGAGCGAAATACAATGTGGACAAGGTGTTTTTCAAGTAA
- a CDS encoding S-layer homology domain-containing protein, with protein MKDISRLQSKLAHQLYKRVQLSLLICFMLFNSFAGIALAASPDAPNAVGGEESITVSHFTSGATLKLYLVNGTLKATETNVITTTYTFNEVEPNPIYYYVTQTVGGEESINSSFINSSLRTPDASAGIGYVDIANVHPNAAITLYTSSGSPVSSSPIDQGGGVFRFDGLTARSDYYAVQSVNGVISNASSTVTVQPYIPAAPTAASSEESITASGFDSGATLKLYLTNGSLQATATSVTGSAYSFSDVEPNSLYYYVTQTVGGEESINSGFINPSLRTPVASAGIGYVDISNVHPNATLTLYTSGGSPVSSSPIDQGGGIFRFDGLMARSDYYAVQSVNGVTSALTSIVTVQPDIPAAPAAVGGEESITASSFEPGATLKLYLTNGSLQAAATSVTASTYTFSNVEPNSLSYYVTQTVGAEESINSSFINSSLRTPIASAGIGYVDISNVYPNATVTLYTSSGSPVSSSPMDQGGGIFRFDGLMARSDYYAVQSVNGVSSALTSIVTVQPSISAAPTAASGEESITVSGFEPGATLKLYLTNGSLQATATHVVSPSYTFNDVEPNSLYYYVTQTVGAEESVNSSFINASLRTTAAIAGLSYVDISNVYPGATVTLFTIDGSPVSNIPIDQGNGIYRFVALDPGREYYAIQSINGVPSEGSTIVWVPAVASAPTQVTAAAGNGRAVVSFTAPANDGGNTITSYEVTASPGNIIAIGTTSPITVTGLSNGTSYTFTVKAINAVGSSLASDASDAVTPRSSSNSSNTTTPTSTDADLLLNGKTVDIGTVITTKLNGQTVTTVALDKNKLENQLQQQGTQMASLSVNRTSDIMIFEGDGELIKSLSNKGVTLNIQTPQAAYSLPAEQINVDALSAQLGSPLALKDIKIIIKIGAPSAAQRSAAESAAAKQGFTLAVPPFEFIVQGTYLGKSVNVTKFNAYVERMLTLPDGADISKITTGIVIDPDGTIRHVPTMIIEKDGKAYAKINSLTNSMYSVIWNPVAFSDVQTHWGKDAVNEMGSRLVIEGTGNGLFSPARDITRAEFAAILVRGLGLRPESGAAPFSDVPSSAWYSGAVSTAHAYGLIGGYEDGTFRPNSSITREQAMLMIAKAMSLTKLKAQLPAQSTEQTLQAYKDADKASAWALDGIADSVQAGIVSGRSSAELAPKAFITRAEVASIIQRLLKASHLI; from the coding sequence ATGAAAGATATATCCCGTTTACAAAGCAAGCTTGCGCATCAGCTTTACAAACGAGTTCAGCTAAGCCTGCTCATTTGCTTTATGCTGTTCAATTCTTTTGCCGGCATTGCTCTAGCAGCATCCCCAGATGCTCCTAACGCTGTGGGCGGCGAAGAAAGCATTACGGTCAGCCATTTCACCTCTGGCGCTACACTAAAGCTTTATTTGGTCAATGGCACTTTAAAAGCTACGGAGACAAACGTTATTACTACTACCTATACCTTCAACGAAGTCGAACCAAACCCCATCTATTATTATGTGACCCAAACCGTTGGCGGGGAGGAGAGCATCAATTCCAGCTTCATCAATTCCAGCCTTAGAACACCTGATGCCAGTGCTGGCATTGGCTATGTCGACATTGCCAATGTCCATCCGAACGCAGCCATCACGCTATACACTTCAAGCGGCAGCCCCGTTTCCAGCTCCCCCATTGATCAAGGCGGCGGCGTTTTCCGTTTTGACGGACTGACGGCAAGAAGCGATTATTATGCCGTGCAGAGCGTTAATGGCGTGATAAGCAATGCTAGCAGCACCGTGACCGTACAGCCTTACATTCCTGCTGCTCCAACAGCAGCCAGCAGCGAAGAAAGCATAACGGCAAGCGGCTTCGATTCGGGTGCGACCTTAAAGCTTTATTTGACTAATGGCTCCTTGCAGGCTACGGCAACGAGTGTTACTGGTTCTGCCTATAGCTTTAGCGATGTTGAGCCAAACTCCCTCTACTATTATGTGACTCAAACCGTCGGCGGGGAGGAAAGCATCAACTCCGGCTTCATTAATCCGAGTTTAAGGACACCTGTTGCCAGCGCCGGCATCGGCTATGTGGACATCAGCAATGTTCATCCGAACGCAACGCTCACCCTGTATACCTCAGGCGGCAGCCCTGTTTCCAGTTCGCCTATTGATCAGGGCGGCGGCATTTTCCGCTTTGACGGACTAATGGCAAGAAGCGATTATTATGCCGTGCAGAGCGTTAACGGCGTGACTAGCGCTCTCACCAGCATCGTAACCGTGCAGCCTGACATTCCCGCTGCTCCAGCAGCAGTCGGCGGCGAGGAAAGCATTACGGCGAGCAGCTTCGAGCCGGGTGCGACCTTAAAGCTTTATTTGACCAACGGCTCCTTGCAGGCTGCAGCAACGAGCGTCACTGCTTCTACCTATACCTTTAGCAATGTAGAGCCCAATTCCCTCTCCTATTATGTGACCCAAACGGTCGGAGCAGAGGAAAGCATCAATTCCAGCTTCATTAATTCAAGCCTAAGAACACCTATTGCCAGCGCTGGTATCGGCTATGTGGACATCAGCAATGTGTACCCTAACGCAACCGTTACGCTGTATACCTCAAGCGGCAGCCCCGTTTCCAGTTCGCCTATGGATCAGGGCGGCGGCATTTTCCGCTTTGACGGACTAATGGCAAGAAGCGATTATTATGCCGTGCAGAGCGTTAATGGCGTGAGCAGCGCTCTCACCAGCATCGTAACCGTGCAGCCTAGTATTTCTGCAGCTCCAACAGCAGCCAGCGGCGAAGAAAGCATCACCGTAAGCGGCTTCGAGCCGGGCGCAACCTTAAAGCTATATTTGACCAATGGCTCCTTGCAAGCTACGGCAACGCATGTTGTTAGTCCTTCCTATACGTTTAACGATGTTGAGCCAAATTCACTCTATTATTACGTAACCCAAACGGTAGGAGCAGAGGAAAGTGTCAATTCCAGCTTTATCAATGCGAGCCTGAGAACAACTGCCGCCATTGCCGGGCTCAGCTATGTAGACATTAGCAATGTATATCCGGGAGCAACGGTTACGCTATTTACGATTGACGGCAGCCCTGTCTCCAATATCCCTATTGATCAAGGGAATGGAATTTACCGATTTGTTGCGCTAGATCCAGGTCGTGAATATTATGCGATACAAAGTATTAACGGCGTGCCAAGCGAGGGCTCTACGATCGTCTGGGTTCCTGCTGTCGCTTCTGCACCAACGCAAGTAACGGCTGCCGCCGGCAACGGTCGGGCTGTAGTCAGCTTTACCGCGCCGGCCAATGATGGCGGCAACACCATTACGAGCTATGAAGTGACCGCCTCTCCGGGCAATATTATCGCAATCGGTACGACAAGCCCGATTACAGTTACAGGTCTCAGCAATGGCACGAGCTATACGTTTACCGTAAAGGCAATTAATGCGGTTGGGAGCAGCTTGGCGTCGGACGCATCGGATGCGGTTACGCCAAGATCGTCGTCAAACAGCAGCAATACAACGACTCCAACTAGCACAGATGCCGATTTGCTGCTTAACGGCAAAACGGTTGATATCGGTACGGTTATCACCACCAAGCTAAACGGACAGACCGTAACGACCGTTGCACTCGATAAAAATAAGCTGGAGAACCAGCTTCAGCAGCAAGGCACGCAAATGGCCAGCCTTTCAGTGAACCGTACATCTGATATTATGATTTTCGAAGGCGATGGCGAGCTGATCAAGAGCTTGTCCAACAAAGGAGTAACGCTGAATATTCAGACGCCGCAAGCTGCTTACTCTTTGCCAGCCGAGCAAATTAACGTCGATGCGCTGTCTGCCCAGCTCGGCAGCCCGCTAGCTTTGAAGGATATTAAAATAATCATTAAAATAGGCGCGCCATCGGCTGCTCAAAGAAGTGCAGCGGAAAGTGCGGCAGCCAAACAAGGCTTTACGTTAGCCGTGCCTCCGTTTGAGTTTATCGTGCAGGGCACGTATTTGGGAAAATCGGTTAATGTCACAAAATTTAATGCTTATGTAGAGCGGATGCTCACTCTTCCTGATGGAGCAGACATTAGCAAAATTACAACTGGAATCGTCATCGATCCAGACGGCACAATCCGCCACGTCCCAACGATGATTATAGAGAAGGACGGCAAGGCTTATGCAAAAATCAACAGCTTGACCAACAGTATGTATTCCGTTATCTGGAATCCGGTTGCGTTTAGCGATGTCCAAACGCATTGGGGAAAAGATGCGGTTAATGAAATGGGCTCGCGCCTTGTCATTGAAGGAACCGGCAATGGCTTGTTCAGTCCGGCACGCGATATTACCCGCGCCGAGTTTGCTGCCATCCTTGTACGAGGACTAGGACTCCGGCCGGAAAGCGGGGCAGCGCCTTTTTCAGATGTCCCATCATCCGCTTGGTACAGCGGCGCTGTTAGCACCGCTCATGCTTATGGGCTGATCGGCGGATATGAGGATGGAACGTTCCGTCCCAATAGCAGCATTACCCGTGAGCAAGCCATGCTCATGATCGCTAAAGCCATGTCGCTGACGAAATTGAAAGCCCAGCTTCCGGCGCAATCGACTGAGCAGACCTTGCAGGCTTATAAGGATGCGGACAAGGCCTCTGCTTGGGCGCTGGACGGCATCGCAGACAGCGTGCAGGCTGGCATCGTATCAGGCAGAAGCAGCGCAGAGCTTGCGCCAAAGGCTTTTATTACACGGGCTGAAGTCGCCTCAATCATCCAGCGTCTGCTCAAGGCATCCCATTTAATTTAA
- a CDS encoding MFS transporter, which yields MSLIHSQAELQPKSRFYYGWIIVLLTFATLLVSAGIRSLPSILLVPFQNEFHWSRGSISSVISMGILLYGLVGPFSASMLLRFGVRKVVISSLALLAISLAATPFIHALWQFNLLWGLVSGLATGMMANVLGVTVSNMWFVKRKGLVIGLLTASAATGQLLFLPLFAKMTADFGWRYAIFAAIAGVLLVLAAVAIWMRNHPYDVGAAPYGSSEIVKPAEFTGNLLLTPLRNLRLAMKNSTFWLLAGTFFFCGFSTNGLIGTHLIAACGDHGMLEVAAAGLLAMMGLFDLFGTTISGWLSDHFDSRKLLFWYYGLRGLSLLFLPYALTATPAMLVVFSVFYGLDWIATVPPTAKLAGETFGKERSGMIFGWIVVAHQLGASTAAYGAGVMRDWFGTYSQAFFIAGFVCFFAALMALRIRRSPAAAVQAA from the coding sequence ATGAGTCTTATACATTCGCAAGCTGAGCTGCAGCCAAAATCCCGGTTTTATTACGGCTGGATCATTGTACTGCTGACCTTCGCCACACTGCTCGTGTCGGCGGGTATCCGCTCGCTGCCGAGTATCTTGCTTGTCCCGTTTCAAAATGAGTTCCATTGGAGCCGCGGCAGCATCTCCAGCGTCATCTCCATGGGCATATTGCTATACGGCTTAGTGGGGCCATTTTCCGCCTCCATGCTGCTGCGCTTCGGTGTGCGCAAAGTCGTCATAAGCTCGCTCGCGCTGCTTGCCATTAGCCTGGCGGCCACGCCGTTCATCCACGCCTTATGGCAGTTCAACCTGCTGTGGGGGCTGGTCTCTGGCCTTGCTACGGGCATGATGGCGAATGTGCTTGGCGTAACGGTCAGCAATATGTGGTTTGTTAAGCGCAAAGGACTAGTCATTGGTTTGCTGACAGCAAGCGCTGCTACCGGCCAACTGCTGTTTCTGCCCCTTTTTGCAAAAATGACGGCTGATTTCGGCTGGCGCTATGCTATTTTTGCAGCTATAGCGGGCGTTCTGCTCGTTCTCGCTGCTGTAGCCATCTGGATGCGCAACCACCCTTATGATGTTGGTGCCGCTCCCTACGGCTCCAGCGAAATCGTAAAACCAGCCGAATTCACGGGGAACCTGCTTCTGACTCCACTGCGTAATCTCAGGCTGGCTATGAAAAATTCGACGTTCTGGCTGCTCGCCGGCACCTTCTTTTTTTGCGGCTTCTCCACCAATGGCTTGATCGGCACCCATCTAATTGCCGCTTGCGGCGACCATGGCATGCTGGAGGTTGCTGCTGCCGGCCTGCTCGCCATGATGGGTCTGTTCGATTTGTTCGGAACGACGATCTCTGGCTGGCTATCCGACCATTTTGACAGCCGCAAGCTGCTGTTCTGGTATTATGGGCTGCGCGGCCTGTCGCTGCTGTTTCTGCCTTATGCGCTTACTGCGACGCCAGCCATGCTTGTCGTGTTCTCCGTTTTCTATGGCCTCGACTGGATTGCAACGGTTCCCCCGACCGCAAAGCTAGCTGGCGAAACGTTCGGCAAGGAAAGATCCGGCATGATTTTCGGCTGGATCGTCGTTGCCCACCAGCTCGGCGCTTCTACCGCAGCCTATGGGGCAGGGGTTATGCGCGATTGGTTCGGCACCTATTCGCAAGCGTTCTTCATCGCCGGATTTGTATGCTTCTTCGCAGCATTAATGGCGCTGCGCATTAGAAGAAGCCCGGCGGCTGCCGTTCAAGCGGCATAA
- a CDS encoding YwqG family protein encodes MPLTKPNQEKLEHLLQEQEYTHALDYLMKHAREGVRLAKRNIADYSKICVSRIGGDPDLPDEIEWPLDKEGTPMTFLAQLRMEELAPHDAAARLSHGGMLYFFLGVDEPAYHIDHFVLHLKDEQLAGAKRRFAPEETSLEDADYTGYEVAGRASIELPGYGYVDEELVEDEEHDYEEYENLTDELSGSENGDLAVMFGYPATQHGDCEIEAALMLMTGKHYEYSPDKAMKQLADHFGGDEGQAEQEVADTLVLLALDSDQDVGFCWWDAGELQFYIRKEDLLAGNFTRTYCSLYSS; translated from the coding sequence ATGCCATTAACAAAACCAAATCAGGAAAAATTGGAACACTTGCTGCAAGAACAGGAGTATACCCACGCCTTGGACTATTTAATGAAACATGCCCGTGAAGGCGTACGTTTGGCGAAGCGAAATATAGCGGATTATTCTAAAATCTGCGTATCGCGAATTGGTGGAGATCCCGATCTTCCTGATGAAATAGAATGGCCGCTTGATAAAGAAGGCACACCGATGACGTTTTTGGCACAGCTGCGTATGGAGGAATTGGCACCGCATGATGCGGCTGCGCGGTTATCGCATGGCGGCATGCTTTATTTTTTCTTGGGAGTGGATGAGCCGGCTTATCATATTGACCATTTCGTCCTGCATTTGAAAGACGAGCAGCTTGCAGGTGCCAAGCGCCGCTTTGCTCCTGAGGAAACGTCGCTGGAGGATGCGGACTATACCGGCTATGAGGTAGCGGGCCGAGCCTCGATTGAGCTTCCAGGCTATGGCTATGTAGATGAAGAGCTAGTAGAAGATGAAGAGCATGATTATGAGGAATACGAGAATTTAACCGATGAATTGAGCGGAAGCGAGAATGGCGATCTTGCCGTCATGTTCGGCTATCCGGCAACGCAGCATGGCGACTGCGAGATTGAGGCGGCGCTGATGCTGATGACGGGCAAGCATTATGAATACAGTCCGGACAAGGCGATGAAGCAGCTGGCAGACCACTTCGGAGGCGATGAAGGACAAGCTGAGCAGGAGGTTGCAGATACGCTTGTGCTGCTAGCTCTTGATTCGGATCAAGATGTAGGCTTCTGCTGGTGGGATGCCGGGGAGTTGCAATTTTATATTCGCAAAGAAGATTTGCTGGCAGGGAATTTCACGCGTACGTATTGTTCGCTGTATTCCAGCTAA
- a CDS encoding response regulator, with the protein MTIKKLLIVDDEKNIRIGLKTMIEREFPNDYHIRLAIHGEDALAQYESEQADIVITDIRMPVMDGIELIKQVMQQPEEERKPVFIILSGYDEFTYAKAAIEYQVRDYILKPIRRDELFEALRKSESILQAQAELARKTAEGDKYREQVRMSRLKEWLIQGELLHGQEEELRPDNDMPFESITLPCHVAVLSYKSENGEAVNRNERGQLIESMLEQLGGTVDASFVDGGGRLVLIGGQAAQFHELLRLTGGKELEGLRLGLSSEAARLEDLRSCYKQAEEALHYSFLYPSSRLLQHQDICAPQRRMHPLPDEDIRKLGNMLGTEREKELQALLKAIFRIEELADIDIGYLRQVGKRMNEQVLDEVFRLYGEASIDVLKLYRRVGSMDNFRSFHDYYRSLEHLLYSVNEYVKGIRSAYNEHAEINSAIAYMEMNYARPLNMAVVSNYVGLNYSYFSEAFKAHTGESFVLFLKKLRIRKGKELLESTSDKMQDIGSALGFESSKQFTRVFKELEGISPQEYRLKVKAAASLSE; encoded by the coding sequence ATGACGATTAAGAAGCTGCTGATCGTGGATGACGAGAAAAATATAAGAATCGGCCTGAAAACGATGATCGAGCGTGAGTTTCCGAATGACTACCATATTCGGCTAGCCATTCATGGAGAGGATGCGTTGGCGCAATATGAGAGCGAGCAGGCGGATATCGTCATTACGGACATTCGTATGCCGGTGATGGATGGCATTGAGCTGATCAAGCAAGTGATGCAGCAGCCGGAGGAGGAGCGCAAGCCTGTTTTTATTATTTTGAGCGGCTATGATGAGTTTACGTATGCGAAGGCGGCGATTGAGTACCAGGTCAGAGATTATATTTTGAAGCCGATTCGCCGGGATGAGCTGTTCGAGGCGCTGCGCAAGAGCGAAAGTATTTTGCAGGCACAGGCAGAGCTTGCTCGCAAAACAGCAGAGGGCGACAAATACCGCGAGCAGGTTCGAATGAGCCGCCTGAAAGAGTGGCTCATTCAAGGTGAGCTGCTGCATGGGCAGGAGGAGGAGCTGCGTCCTGATAATGATATGCCCTTCGAATCAATCACCTTGCCATGCCATGTAGCTGTTCTGAGCTATAAATCCGAGAATGGGGAAGCGGTGAACCGCAATGAGCGGGGGCAGCTCATCGAGAGTATGCTGGAGCAGCTTGGAGGGACGGTCGATGCTTCTTTTGTGGATGGCGGGGGAAGGCTTGTCCTAATTGGAGGGCAAGCTGCGCAGTTCCACGAGCTGCTGAGGCTAACTGGCGGCAAGGAGCTGGAAGGGCTGCGTTTGGGACTAAGCTCAGAGGCGGCCAGGCTTGAGGATTTGCGCAGCTGCTATAAGCAGGCAGAGGAAGCGCTGCACTATTCCTTTCTTTATCCCAGCAGCCGCCTGCTCCAGCATCAGGATATTTGCGCGCCGCAGCGCCGCATGCATCCGCTGCCGGATGAAGACATTCGCAAGCTTGGCAATATGCTGGGCACCGAGCGGGAGAAAGAGCTGCAAGCGCTGCTTAAAGCCATTTTTCGAATCGAGGAATTGGCTGATATAGATATCGGTTATTTGCGCCAGGTGGGCAAACGAATGAATGAGCAGGTGCTCGATGAAGTGTTCCGCCTATACGGAGAAGCGTCTATTGACGTGCTGAAGCTGTATCGCAGAGTCGGCAGCATGGACAATTTTCGCAGCTTTCACGACTATTACCGCAGCTTGGAGCATCTATTATACAGCGTAAATGAATATGTGAAAGGCATCCGCTCTGCCTATAACGAGCATGCGGAAATTAACTCGGCTATCGCTTATATGGAGATGAACTACGCCCGGCCGCTCAATATGGCGGTTGTCAGCAATTATGTCGGCCTCAATTATTCTTATTTCAGCGAGGCGTTTAAGGCACATACAGGAGAAAGCTTTGTCTTGTTTTTGAAAAAGCTGCGTATCCGCAAAGGTAAGGAGCTGCTGGAGAGCACAAGCGATAAAATGCAGGATATCGGAAGCGCTTTAGGCTTCGAGAGCAGCAAGCAATTTACGCGCGTGTTCAAGGAGCTGGAGGGGATTTCTCCGCAGGAATATCGGCTTAAGGTTAAAGCTGCTGCCAGCTTGAGCGAATAA
- a CDS encoding MarR family transcriptional regulator, protein MTKQPHNDFAQQDDAFLHSCMYFTTNRLSRAITRMADEAFATTGLAPAYGYLIRLVVGKPGITQKELSEKLYITPSTLTRFIDKLEGKRLVERQVQGKTVLVYPTDKGKELVPSLRQASHTLKEKYEAILGKELADQLTHNHELASEQLER, encoded by the coding sequence ATGACAAAACAGCCTCACAACGATTTCGCGCAGCAGGATGATGCTTTTTTGCATAGCTGCATGTATTTCACAACGAACCGCCTGAGCCGGGCTATAACGCGAATGGCAGATGAAGCCTTTGCGACAACTGGACTTGCGCCAGCCTATGGCTATTTGATTCGCCTTGTCGTCGGCAAGCCAGGCATTACGCAGAAGGAGCTCTCGGAGAAGCTGTATATTACCCCTTCCACTCTGACGCGTTTTATAGATAAGCTTGAGGGAAAGCGACTGGTGGAGCGCCAAGTGCAGGGCAAGACCGTGCTCGTCTATCCAACCGACAAAGGCAAGGAGCTAGTACCGTCACTACGCCAAGCTTCACACACACTGAAGGAAAAATATGAAGCGATTCTCGGCAAAGAGCTGGCAGACCAGCTAACCCATAATCATGAATTAGCGAGCGAGCAGCTGGAGCGTTAA